TTACCTCATCTGGTGTATATAGTTGAAGGAGAGTATGGTTCATATCAAGGATAACTACTCTATCAATTGAGTCCAGGACAAGATTTAGATTTGTCGGAGTAGTAGAAGTAATTAAGTTCTTGAAGCAATTTTCGGCCACCCTTGCAACGTCATCTTCGGCATTGCACCATCTCCCTTGATCATCCAAAAAACTTGGAACATAGTTTTTCCTACATCTCTCACTTGCTCTATGATTAAAATACTTTGTGTTCTTATCCCCTGCAGGTAACCAAATTGATCTAGACCTCTGACTCCGAAACAATTCTTCTTGAAATAATAAACCATTTATCTCATCTTTCACTTTTTGGATCAAATCAAGATTGTATGTGTAATTAATTCCTGCAAGAGTCTCTAGTTCTGATTTCTTCTCTTCTAGTTTTGTCTTCAAACTTCCCATTTGTCTACTCCATCCTACCAAAGACATTTGgctcttcttaattttttcaaataatctaAACATTGGGCTGCCCATGGGTATTTCACCGTTCCAAGATTCATAAATAATTCCCTCACATTCCGAATGCGTTACCCATTTTTCCTCAAatctcttagggttttttttctcGTGTGCTACTTGTGTATCAGCATTAGTTGTGAGCATTATTGGATCATGATTAGAATAAGATGCTTGAAGATGGACAACCTTGTTGCTTAGAAACAAAGACCTCCATTCAATTGTAGCACATGCTCTGTCTAGCCTCTCTTGAACAAAAGCTACTCCATGCCGGTCATTCCTCAATGTAAATTTATTCCTATGGAAACCAAGGTAAACTAATCCACATTGCAGCAAAACACTCCATAAATATTCCATTAGTCTGTTTGGCTTTGGAATTCTCCATTGTTTTTCATTAGAGGTTGAAATTCCATTATAGTCACCAATGCATAATCATGGCAGCGTACGTCTAGAGTGTAGATGTCATAAATATCCCCAAGTTTCATGTTTACAATGCTCCTTCGAACGCCCATAAAAACCTGTAACTCTCTATGGTGAATTCGGATCAATCATAACGTGTGCATCAATATGATTAAGGGAATAGGTTTGGACATGTAGATCAACTTCTTCCTTCCATAACATGGCTAAACCACCAGTCCTCTAGACACAAGGGACTTCAAGCATTGAGTAGTAATGTAAGTCAGCCTGAATTTTCCTCATCTTGTCtactgtttgttttgtttccatgagaaacaaaattttgggaGCTTTTTCCCCCACCAAGTGAGAGAGAACACTGCCAAAAAATAGTCAACTATTGATCCACATTTTCCATAACAGTTACTTGAATATAATCCCATGAAAATAGTCAAAATTTCAGGTGCTTTTACTCCAGTCTCGCATAAACCCCtgaaaatagtcaaatattGATCCAAATTTTTCCACAACAGTTACTTGAACATCGGAATTGCCCTATAAGGTCCCTGGTTCTGAATTGTTTGGTGGTTGTTGCAACCGGCTTCTGTCACATATACTATCATTCTCCTCCTTGTTCATCCTGGGTGGGCTAGATTATTTATGTCTAGTTGCATCCCTTACTACAAGAAATATGGGTTTAGGCGATGTTtgtaaaacgtcactaaaaacccaataaacatCGCTATAGACAAAAATGGTCTACAACgactttttttacaaaaacctGCTCTAAGCCAGTCACCATATGAGCTATCTCCACCATTCCCCAGCCTTATCTTTGTGCAAGTTTTTGCTTCCCCACAGTTGAATCGAAGCCCTAAAAGGTTTTCATATTGAAACGCAACCTAAACTTTATCTCCTTCTAGAATAATGACTGGTGCTCCTCTTCGGATTGGTTTATCCAATTGGATTTCAACCTATATTCGAAGGAAACGAGCTTAATCGGATGATATGGATTTGCAGTCAATGTCAACAACTCGACCAATGCCACTATTGATATCCCTATCCTCCTCTTCATTTATAAGATCAAAAGGAAGTCCTCAAACTTGCACCCATAAAGGGATGTGTAAGAAATTAACCAAAAACTCCttcatccctttttttttccatcgCCAGGGTAGTAAAAGATGGTTGTCAAAGCTCCATGGACCATTATTCACAACCTATAATAACTGACTCTCCAAGGAGAAGTTAAGCTGGATAAGCCCCTCTCCAACATTAGTAATCGTCAAATCTTGTCCAAACTTCCACACACCGCTTAAAAGATTTTTTGCGGCCCGAAGGTTGATGGGTTTTGTTATGAGAAAATGACCAATGAGACTGAGAGAGCACTCCTAAAGAATTTTTTCACGATGTTAAGAGTGGACTTTCACCTTCTTCTTTCATCAGATTAAAGCGTTGTAATCGTTCAATGAAATCCAAGTCCATGATGGACCAGgaaaggaaaacaacaaaaatactAGAACCCGTAGAAAAGAAtatgaaaagaaaggaaaaaaagaaaaaagaaaagaggaataAAGAAAATATCCACACCTATATGAAGAGAAAAACTATTATGGTGGGAGGAAGGACAACTACTTGAGGAAGTAGAGGAAGTCTCATCTCTAGTGAGAGAAAATGCTCCTAAcaagaggagaagaaaatttaTTACCCATTATCTTggttttagaaaaaagaaagtgtttttatacaattttttcaaaacttatcaCGTGATGTCTCAATTACAAATCAAATCACAATAagtatccgtttggatacaCGTCCACGTCCTTGCGTTTgcgcttctttttttttttttttggagatgcGCATTTCTATCTTTCCAGTGGATCCCGTGCATTGTTCACGGGACctacaaacctcttttttcaccaaaaatttcattaaaaatgggtcctatggcggcactattcacatatataaaaattattttgctatagtgttttcaattttcagttttcagcaaaataagcggtatccaaacacatcctaaaacaattttcttctttcttttttgaacctACTAGAACTCTAGAAAGCAAATCAAACCACAATTAATCCATCTGTTGCTGCATCCCTTACTACCTTCACTATTGGATTTAAGAAGCTCTCCATTGTTGCATCCATTCACTACTTGATCTCAGAAGCCCTACAAGTTTGACATTCTTTGTCAAGAACTCAAGTCTTAATACTTAAGCTCATAGATGCTGCCTTTCAGTCTCTCTATTTCTCACgtttagtttagtttattttattttattttatttttttggaatttgaatgaataatttgatatataagattcaaatatttttaaggccccaactaattttttatttatttattgataaaattggTTGACTCTATTTAAGTTTTCATTagctttttattattgattttgttgtttgacttgttaggggagggggagggggcaTTGCCTTAAGGCCAATGAATGGTTCCATCCCTATCTATAACCCCTCTAAAAGTCATGCTTAATGAGCTTTATATAGGTATTGCAATTACGGTCACAAAAATCcacatgtacaaaaaaaaattcaataaaaaatgaattaggGAAAAAATTGATTTCCTAGTTCTCAATTGATAAGTGTCAAAAAGGTGTTGAGATTAAAATCTCGATCGATTGAGCATGTGTCAAGATTCTAGAAACATGCTTTTCTTCAACAGATCTTAAATCTTCGTCATGGACTCACAAATAACATCAAAGAATCAACTAGACTTAACATTTTTGTCATGGGTTACCAACATCCAATCTGTTAGACCTAACActtatcatctatataaacttTAATAAGTATATACAAATTGTCTAATTttctatatacatatatacacacacacacaccattcttttattgtattttttaaaaatctctcttattcTTTCATACTATCACTTTTAACTtcatttagatttttatttaacatttttagtttaaataaagCATTGAAAACCAAttatgataggccaagaatgtattgaccccttgtgatgaattaattgattaattagccaagtttattgattaatcaaattaacatgcaattgtacgtggtagcataaaaaaaatcaccaattaaagtaagtatgcagcagaaaataaattgacatggtgatttgtttatgaatggagaaaaccaacacggcaaaaatctcaccgggtgattttaaggtcaccattctcgagaattcattattatcaaaacaagcagttacaagcaAAGAAATcccagtactttataccaacctacagttgaacccttaccccaatactcaattggacttgttctgcagtgacaatctctcattttcaatgcacggctcccaatacgtgactaaccaattgcgcgaatttcagtacgcgacttaatcactaacttgagaaggatgttggctgcaaagttcttcagttcatctagacgatgaagatcatgaagtttcttggttacaaaaccttacggTGTACAAatacagcagcttcttcaagaactagggcaaactaggttttcgATCACACTCTttttcacacttgtggaattgtCCTCTTATGCAGCTTGTGCCACCTTTTTCagtccttaaaataatccatatatatgtttagggttgtgagaaaagaaagctcaaacatacattcacggattggatgaaaatcagcttGAAAAACTAAACCtcataaatctcgacaaataccctatctatcgagctagttgTCAAGCCACAGGTTTCAACAGCTTTTATACCTCCATAGATGccagctgtcgagttttaaaatcttgcactttctcacttgattcttggacagacttgcatagCTTTAACTCTTGaatttgaaaccttatttcttaaAGCATTatacacatcctagatctacccaattacaagtaaaatgcgttttgtcaaaggattagccaattacataaaatattgacatatgttcctaacatgattcacatatgtcttaacaaaTTAGAAACTTAACAACGATAAAAAAGACTTtgttccaaataaaaattatttccccaattttttttttggggaaaaaactCTATTACTTtattacttttctattttttcacttttccatcctccaaCCAAAAGAAACCATAgcatttccaaaaataatatgtacaatttacttatttatttattttattggtggGCACAAGAGATGAGTAACAATTGCAATAAGAGAGCTTCTGATGTTTTCGGTGGAAATTTTGGTGATTGTTCCATAATtgtgttaaaaaattaattaaatagacTTTAGCATTCACGTGTTCTTGTCccttaaagaaaaaactaagaaGATTCAAAAGGAAGCAAAAGCTCAAGTATTCATATTTAAGTAGagaatgtaaggttgaatttaatcaactatcTTGTTGCCTTTATTCCACaccaatttgcttgtaatttagcacttagaaaccttgtatttaggtgagaatcatgtaagggtagtgtgtgagagagtgtgaagaaatgcttaagGCTGTGTattgaagcagggactcgcggctgaATCTTGCGGGTGGCTCGCAACTGGCAAGCCGCCAGaggatgcacacgagtgaagcatgcagagaagctgaactatcatgccagctgtagcactacaggacaaaaaatCCAAACTAGCCATTCAGTTAACTcacggcttgaactcgcgactcaatcaagtcgcgaggccaagtcgccagtccattctgttttgaaaaactgactctttgcattcctttttcactccagtataaataccccttatacccacgaaatatagagagcttccagagagaattttgagagagaaatcctagagaaaaacaaaattgactcatccacaatctttacatagtgactcttcaaattccttaactctcaccctctctatTGTTACATTCTTGAGAGgttcattagccaaatcctGTTCTCACCATACTCATATCTCTGAGGAGGCTATTTGgcgcttgggaagcagttaggaagggatcgattgatattggttgatgctatgggttatagcagAATTTAGTAAGCTAAAGAAAACAAAGGTTCGacgtaacctcattggagcaagaaacttggagggcttaggtacactaggtagattaggcttggagggtcttctgctgttcatgtatcccaactttattctttagtggattattgaccgcttggagggcggcgtagaagttttacgccgaggacttcggtttcctcttcgataacgcattactgtgttgtccttgtgtttgcatctctctttccttaatctttgccatttaatttctgctgtggttgtgattttatttggtttagattgttttatcaattctattttagcttatgttcatgttccgcatatatattgtttgataataagcttgaattggtaatttgtaattttgaggtctaaacgttcaaggatgttttacacacattttgaacattcaGAGAAGAATCTTGAAAAGGATTctacaaaacaaagcaaaagctCGAGTATTCCTTTTCATGTAAAGAAGAATCTAATCCTAAAGGGTTGGATTACTGGTTCTTAAGGTCTCATGATATCCATGAGATCCCGAATTTGAAAGCTCTTACCAGCATCTTAGGGCTACCCACATGGAATTCCTCCCTGTAATAGCCTGGTCCATGTGGGACGGGGGATTATATACACCCGAGGGAATAGTAAAATACTCGAAGAGGTCTGGACAACCtcgtttattaaaaaaaaacaaaagtaaagaagaatctcttatcaaaaaataaaagtaatgaagaatctacaaaaacaaaagattttttAGTGGTGGAGCTACTGAGAGGGATCCTTCAAGTCTCTAGGGTCGTCTTATTATAGTATAGTCAAATGAGACGGTCGCCTAAGGCCTCCAAGTAGGAAAagacccccaaattttaaccaataggattaattaagcccaaatattagttattaataaaataatatttttttatcaaatgaaaaacaagagagagagagaaatgctatgtccataacatttttcacaacaaatcctaagtgacagGTTACTATTGGtggtaaaaaaaagtaatttcaatgatgtgttcaaattagaactagtaacaacttaacCCCTAGGATTTgctttgaaaatattgtgaatataacacttctaaaaaagatacaaaaaaaaaaaaaaaaaaaaaaaattcacaaactttttttacaacaattgaGTTGACAAACTTTTATTCCTTCTTATCTAAGTTTACCACTAATATCACTATTTTACTTACTATTATCAATCTACTGCATCAATATATGtgaaatttttgtcaaattttttgtatctatagactttttaaaaaaaactctacatggttaattagtaattttgcatctaaaataagataatagagtttaagtaatatctacaaattttttgttaaaaaaaaaaaacttaatatttaaatatgtaaaaagtTTCAATTCAATTTTCACCTAGAGCCCCAAAATGCATCATGCCGCCCTACAAGTCTCCAGTCCAAAAGTTAGTCAATTTAGTTTACAAATTTAGCATGtctaaataaaagtttttactCGATCCTCTGCAGTCTGTATCATCCAAGTATCaacatttatatattaatttatgaCTAAAATTCATAAATGGATGGAGTCATCTTAGAAATAGTATGGTCAAAAGAAGTGTCTTtactttatcaaaaagaaaaggaaaaaaagtagtCTTTATTGAAAAGATtgtgtctttatttttattattattattatgaaatcgtgtctttattttttattttaaataaaaggtATTGTCTTGCCCCctttaatatgaaaataatatcaTAATAATGTACTATATAAGATAATTGTGAGAAATTGCGTAAAGGTTAGGGTTATAAAATACTCCGTAACTCTTTTCATTTCCCTATTCCCAGCAGCCAGCTCCTAGCATATAAGAAGAAACTTCTGAGAGCCTCTTATTGAAGGTTCATACCTCTctcctgtcttcacccttttaaTTAATGTTACATGCAAAAATGGAGTGCAAAAGGTTTGTACTACTGATAATATTGGCATTTGTATTAGTGCCTGTAAATTGTGATGAGTCTTCGTTAAATGGGCCATACAATAGAGGCATTGAAGAGTGTTATCACTGCAAAACGAATCCACGGGGATTACAGGCGTCATCCGACAGACCGGTGTGTATTAAATGCAGGTGCTGTGCCGGGGCCGTTTCTGACCATTTCCAGAGCGACCAGTTTGAGAAGATGTTCTCAAACCGTAACTCCCTTGAGGTTGAGGACCATGAAAATAAGGGCTTCTTGGACTACGAGTCCTTTATCACTGCCTCTGCTCACTACCAGCCCTATGGCTTTGGTACTACCTACATCCACGGGAACTTCTTCGGAACCAAGGAAGTCGCAGCTTTTCTTGCCCATGTTGCCACCAAAACTTCCTGTGAGTACTTCAGAGTTTCTATTTTGTGTTGCGTTGTTGGTTTaattagttgaatatatatgACTATAACTGTGTTTAAGGACTTCTTTTCTGTGTCTTTGAACCTGATCAGTGTGTGTACTGCGTGTatttaaattcttaattttattttaaggctTTAACCCTTTCTTTTATTGTAAACATAGGGGACTGTCTGGTTTGGATTTTTTCAAGTTGAATAAATCTTAAATATGATTAAAtctgttcttttattttaaaactcttttattaattatttttaagattttttttatgaatacaatagaatttcaacttatgataTTAGTTACATgataattactctttattattaggCCTAAGTcaccaattgattttgatgTAGATTGGAGTTTGAACTCTAAAATCTCTATTTGATAACAAGAGACTTTACAAATTAAGCTAACCAAAACTTAccaacttttagtttaaaatatccAAACCAAGTGacttttaatttgatgaagttGGAAATGGATTTTAATGTTTAATTCTTGAGTAATATTAGGACCACAACATTTGTCATAACTTGCTCACGTGGCAAGCCATGAGTGGTGGAGTTGTGGATCCACATGAACCTACCATTTTTATTCCACTACTCATGACTTACTATGTGAGGAAATTATGGCAAAAGTTGTCGTTCTagcatttttcttaattatttgaCTAGTGTTTATTGCATACAAATTGTTTTACACACACCCCTAAAAGTAACTGAAATTATGACTTAAATTCCTGCCAATTGATTTTGGGGGATGCATAACgatgtgtaaaataatttttattcaacaagTGTAACCTTAATTCTTTTATGTCTTTTAGTTATTTAATCTCTTGAGAATTGATGTTACAGGATACAATTTGTGATTtgttacaaatttattttattaaaatgatttAAATGAGAAtgaatgttattaaaaaaaaagagtttaataACTAATTTTGGTTTTCAACTATAGGGTAAAGTTCAATTTGGTCCCTCAATTGTGACAATTTATTAGTTCTTCAattaattgtttctcaaaaaaaaaaaaaaaatctttaattaATTGTGGCAATATAGTCCCTCAACTTTCAAATCTAGTAAAAGGAAAActtttcaaaaccaaatcaatCTCATACTTGAATATCAACTTCATTTTAATTTGGGTCATGTTAACGGGTGTCTTTAGGGTAATTTTCTAATAGATTATTTTACGaaaattttaataccactttcatggaatatataaagaattgttaaaaaagtcaattgcttttttcttttttcataaaaaatttctaaaaatatttcctaaattaATGCCCTTAAAGCATTCATTAACTTTTCCCTTTAAATTTTAACGAAATTAATTAATGTGACAAATAAAACACAAGTTAAAATGTTGTTATAGAAATTGTAAAAACTTTAAGGGTCATATTAACGGGTGCCCTTAAGACAActgttaataaactatattaggaaagttttaatataactcttatgggaaatataaaaagctgttAACAACATTAGGACATTCGTTAACATTtctaaaaactttaaaatcaaatcCATTCAACTCTAAATTATTTTAACATTCAAATGGATAACAGACCAAAGAATGAAATTGACTTGATTTTAAAAGTTGATGGACTAAATtgatataattaatatttgagGGATCAAATAGAACTTTTTCCTATAGCTTGGaggatcaaattcaaatttaaccTAAAAAGTTAACAACAagttatattgtttgggccctaaAGGCCAACTCCGAATAAGATATATGATGGGGAAAATGGGCTTTTACCCctaatttttaaactatgcaGCAATTTAtccttattttgaaactatatagcAGTGTGTTCCTCTTttggaactcgatttttagaaaaacgAGTTCCCCTTATAACTCAGTTTTACCATTTCTGAGTTATCTTCTGCACTTGTATAGTGTTTTGGCTATAACTTTCTCCTCATAATTCCAATTGATTTAGGATTGATGtcttttgaaaggaaattttattCTCTACAATTTTTccagaaaatagagaaaatcaaatttcaatgtTTGCAGGGCCAAAAATGTGATTCATGTCGCTGTTGAAAAATCGTAACgattttttagcattttctgAAGGGAAATCATATTAATACCGATCGATATTATTTAGGTTCCAATTAATACTGATCGGTAttaatcaaatttcaattaGTACTAATCATTACTAATAATTTCCCAATTAATACTGATCGACACTAATAAGAAAACTCGAAAAACCAATTGATAATAAGAAAACTCGAGTTATAAGGGGAACTCGATTTTCAGAAAATCATGTTCCAAAACAGGGACAAATTGATGCATAGtctaaaaattaagggcaaaagcccatttttccTAATAGATGATACAAATCTGAATATACTTTTTAAATCCTACAGTTTTTAAGCAAATGAAATGAATGAGGCGGTGGCCCATGAGTGATTCTACTCATATAGTTTTTTAACTGGAtccttttctcaaaaaaacaaagtaagtTAGGAACTAAATTAATTTGTATCGATGAACTGAATGTTTGTAACTAAAATTGTATATCAGCAATAGCCAATGATCCTTTGCTCGATCAATGTCTCTATGGCTATGAAAAGTAAAAGTGAATGATATTTTTCAGGTGAAAATAAAGTGGGCACCATGAAACAATTAGCCAGGGATTCCTGCTATAACAAGGAAATGAATTCCAACTCGGATTACTGTGATGAGCACTATAAAAACATTTATCCATGCATTCCTGGAGTTGCATACTATGGTCGGGGTGCTCTACCTTTTTATTGGTATTCACTTTCCAGTTACACCTAACAATCATTatacatgttttatatattcACATTTGAATTCTTTTATCATCTTATGTCATTCAATTTTATCCCAAATTGAAActtatttggaatttttatttttatctatttaaaaaaaaatcaaaataagatCCTTCTTTAGCTAAGTGAAGCATTCGTCAGACAAAATTTATATGCAACCTACTTTTTGGTAAAACTAAATACAAGCATAGTGTTAGTTAAAAGacacaaatattttaatttacaaCCCTAAGACATGTATATGTCTTTTGTTTCCTACCCTTAAAAGAATTATTGTAGATCAATTGATACTTTCATGAAGAATCAGAATGATTCTCTTTTCTTGATGCTTTCAACAGGAACTACAATTATGGAGAAGCAAGTAAAGATCTAAAAGTGGATTTGTTGAGCCATCCAGAATACATTGAACAAAATGCTACCTTAGCTTTCCAAGTTGCACTTTGGAGGTGGATGACACCAATTAAGAAGCATCAGCCTTCAGCACACAATGTCTTTACTGGTTACTGGAAACCCACCAAGAATGACACTTTAGCCAAGAGAGTTTCTGGTTTTGGTACCACCATGAATGTGCTTTATGGAGATCTTGTTTGTGGTCAAGGTGATAATGAGTCTATGAACAACATCATCTCTCATTACTTGTATTACCTTGATCTTATGGGCGTTGGCCAAGAAAAAGCAGAGCCTCGTGAGGTGCTTAGTTGCGCTAAGCAGGTTGCTTTCAATCCATCTTCCTCATCTCCTTGAGCTTTGTCCAGTGCTCATGGATAGTCCATCCTTTGTTGAACTAACCCTTTTTAAAGATAATGCATTAATAAGGTTCAATGAACCTATCAATTAACAAAAAGGAAATGTTCAAATATGATAGGGAGTAAGAGTTTGAATAAGCTATTCGTGTGTCTCCGTGTGATGCTAAACTTGCTTTGGAGTTAGATTTTGTATTTATTGATTtgtgattgcttttttttttaataaaaaaacgtAAGCCTTTTATTAGTGTTGTGTAACTCTTagatttactttttatttatttataaaaaaagttttatatatttatataatatgcATTTGTGAAATCTTGGAATATATCCCATTTTtgtgcttcaattttttttatcaagcattatgtaccaaaaaaaaaaaatgtgcatttATTTTGGTTGGGCTTAACATATATCAAAGATTAATATTGTTATTGGAGCTTCTAAGATGCCAGGACTAGGCTGATACTATCTGAGgcataatttaataaattttagtaaTACTTTTTCttatatcaaataattaaagaatatataaatgttatattatcatgttttatttatttttcttgttttttaaaattcaaaatttataatagagTTTTGCATTCAAATGTTGAT
This genomic stretch from Quercus lobata isolate SW786 chromosome 3, ValleyOak3.0 Primary Assembly, whole genome shotgun sequence harbors:
- the LOC115982242 gene encoding chitinase-like protein 1, whose translation is MLHAKMECKRFVLLIILAFVLVPVNCDESSLNGPYNRGIEECYHCKTNPRGLQASSDRPVCIKCRCCAGAVSDHFQSDQFEKMFSNRNSLEVEDHENKGFLDYESFITASAHYQPYGFGTTYIHGNFFGTKEVAAFLAHVATKTSCENKVGTMKQLARDSCYNKEMNSNSDYCDEHYKNIYPCIPGVAYYGRGALPFYWNYNYGEASKDLKVDLLSHPEYIEQNATLAFQVALWRWMTPIKKHQPSAHNVFTGYWKPTKNDTLAKRVSGFGTTMNVLYGDLVCGQGDNESMNNIISHYLYYLDLMGVGQEKAEPREVLSCAKQVAFNPSSSSP